In Deltaproteobacteria bacterium, one DNA window encodes the following:
- a CDS encoding glycosyltransferase, protein MALFERNREALARTFPKLAERIDRAPDKSGSIDVFPSRRGPMTCKALGSDGRWLTLHSTVDPDREAVLTLNRVKDLDRGIVVVLGMGLGYPLLALARRLGKGRKVVFVVERDPLLFRLSMQLFDWTGLLARRDLHLLIGDEVDEILGTVTRVRMRSGFQDLVVIPHRPSIRRDPGFYGPLLDQLRLIEASPLRSRLDYRHLRRDQLTVLVLDSHYFLVRECIKALRKLGHRVLRVPLSETGLVGSILGRVVRERPDFLLSVNHLGFDEDGKLTDLLGALRLPYAVWYVDSPTFIIKDFRRNISSYCALFVWDRSYLERMRQFGFDHACYLPLATDPSVFRPIVPSAVPARFRGAVSFVGNSMKEAVDEWSRRFPHSERTEAVSRLAVAFQISHPHVSMETILETVGREQGLRVEFEDPVHYLNFQASLVWRATLEFRKRLVESLETLGIRIFGDRGWRQILDGKVKISPPVSYYRDLPLVFNGTEVNINATSFQMNSAVNQRVFDAASCGAFLVTDYRPDMDILFDRKREAVCYGDPAEARDQVAYYLKHEGERMKIAERARQRILEEHTYCHRIRELIDVMREKFGSF, encoded by the coding sequence ATGGCTCTTTTTGAGAGGAACCGGGAGGCCCTGGCAAGGACCTTTCCCAAACTGGCCGAGAGGATCGACAGGGCCCCCGATAAGAGCGGGTCTATCGATGTCTTCCCCTCCCGTCGAGGGCCGATGACCTGTAAGGCCTTGGGCTCCGACGGCCGATGGTTGACCCTCCATAGCACGGTGGATCCAGACAGGGAAGCAGTGCTCACCCTCAACAGGGTCAAGGATCTGGACAGAGGGATCGTGGTCGTACTGGGGATGGGCCTGGGGTACCCGCTTCTGGCCCTGGCAAGACGGCTGGGGAAGGGCCGGAAGGTCGTTTTCGTGGTGGAGAGAGACCCGCTGCTGTTCCGGCTCTCCATGCAGCTGTTCGACTGGACGGGGCTCCTGGCGAGGAGAGACCTCCATCTCCTGATCGGGGATGAAGTCGACGAGATCCTCGGGACGGTCACAAGAGTCCGTATGAGATCCGGGTTTCAGGATCTGGTGGTCATTCCTCACAGGCCTTCGATCCGGAGAGATCCGGGCTTCTACGGCCCCCTGTTGGACCAGTTGCGCCTTATCGAAGCCTCGCCGCTCAGGTCCAGGCTGGACTACAGGCACCTGAGACGAGATCAGCTGACGGTTCTGGTGCTGGATTCGCATTACTTTCTCGTCAGAGAGTGCATAAAGGCGCTCAGGAAACTAGGGCACAGGGTCCTGAGGGTTCCCCTGTCCGAGACTGGACTCGTAGGGTCGATCCTCGGCCGGGTCGTAAGGGAGAGACCGGACTTCCTCCTCTCGGTGAATCACCTGGGCTTTGACGAAGATGGAAAACTGACCGACCTTCTCGGAGCACTCAGGCTGCCCTACGCGGTCTGGTATGTCGACAGTCCGACCTTCATAATAAAGGACTTCAGGAGAAACATCTCCTCGTACTGTGCCCTCTTTGTCTGGGACCGGTCGTATTTGGAACGGATGAGACAGTTTGGATTCGACCACGCCTGCTACCTCCCCCTGGCCACGGATCCTTCGGTCTTCAGGCCGATAGTGCCGAGTGCCGTGCCCGCCCGCTTCCGGGGGGCGGTCAGTTTTGTGGGCAACTCGATGAAGGAAGCCGTTGATGAGTGGTCCAGGCGGTTTCCCCATAGCGAGCGGACAGAGGCCGTTTCACGCCTGGCTGTCGCGTTCCAGATCAGCCACCCCCATGTATCAATGGAAACGATTCTCGAGACCGTCGGCAGGGAGCAGGGCCTGCGGGTTGAGTTTGAAGATCCGGTCCACTATCTGAACTTCCAGGCCTCACTGGTATGGCGGGCCACCCTGGAGTTCCGAAAGAGGCTTGTGGAGAGCCTGGAAACCCTGGGCATTCGGATCTTCGGAGACAGAGGGTGGCGTCAGATTCTGGACGGGAAGGTGAAAATATCCCCCCCCGTGAGTTACTACAGAGATCTACCCCTGGTTTTCAACGGTACGGAGGTGAATATCAATGCCACGAGCTTTCAGATGAATTCCGCTGTAAACCAGCGGGTCTTTGACGCGGCCTCTTGCGGAGCATTTCTCGTAACCGACTATCGACCGGATATGGACATCCTGTTCGACCGGAAACGGGAAGCGGTCTGTTACGGAGATCCGGCCGAGGCCAGGGACCAGGTGGCATACTATTTGAAGCACGAGGGGGAAAGGATGAAGATCGCCGAAAGGGCGAGACAGAGGATCCTGGAAGAACATACCTACTGTCATCGGATTCGGGAGTTGATAGACGTCATGAGGGAGAAGTTCGGATCTTTCTGA
- a CDS encoding response regulator, producing the protein MNSHRDSLSILLVDDYIPSRNVLQEFLEGDSFSIVTAENGLEAIHAIGENRFDLVITDLKMPGPNGIEVLKRARQANPDVQVIIITGYASLETAIEAVKEGAYDYITRPFKLDEMRVVVENACEKIRLIKENQRLIRNLEEVYRKMRDFQKGGAKVSRAEEMASREQMEALASFLDFSSVAGARLPLTMQKRRTDRGFVLVELEKLGQLRNEGVLSQDEFERCKQKILQKL; encoded by the coding sequence GTGAATTCCCACAGAGACTCCTTGAGTATCCTCCTGGTAGATGACTATATCCCTTCAAGAAACGTGCTTCAGGAATTCCTCGAAGGGGATAGTTTCTCTATCGTCACCGCCGAAAACGGGCTCGAAGCGATTCACGCCATCGGAGAGAACCGGTTCGACCTTGTCATCACCGATCTCAAGATGCCCGGGCCTAACGGCATCGAGGTGTTGAAGAGAGCCAGGCAGGCGAATCCGGATGTGCAAGTCATCATCATTACCGGATACGCATCCCTTGAAACCGCTATTGAGGCCGTCAAGGAGGGCGCTTACGACTATATTACCAGACCTTTCAAGCTCGACGAGATGAGAGTCGTGGTGGAGAACGCCTGCGAGAAGATCCGTCTCATCAAGGAAAACCAGAGACTGATCCGGAACCTCGAGGAGGTCTACCGGAAGATGAGGGATTTTCAGAAAGGGGGAGCGAAAGTCTCCAGAGCCGAGGAGATGGCCTCACGGGAACAGATGGAGGCCCTGGCTTCGTTTCTGGATTTCAGTTCGGTTGCGGGGGCGCGTCTTCCCCTCACCATGCAGAAGAGGCGGACAGACAGGGGCTTTGTCCTGGTGGAACTCGAGAAGCTTGGGCAGCTGAGAAACGAGGGAGTGCTCAGCCAGGACGAATTCGAGCGGTGCAAGCAGAAGATTCTGCAGAAGCTCTAA
- a CDS encoding response regulator: MERRYRVLVVDDDADVRDTLSQILTEMGQIEVECVQDGEAGFALVGKRRFDLVFVDMCLPGMSGLELLRLIKGRAPELVVVMVTGFPSVESAIQSMKDGAGDFITKPFRFQQIEHVVHKLLLTRPAGESEIYRGGMTAGDQNIDTKLGRKIKELSILYSISDSMGTADFDVDRFYEKIVDMASTITGAERTSLMILDPDANELRIKAAKGLSQKIVGSARVPLGTGVAGRVVTSGRPLFVKNSGSSSRAGRKSYRTGSYVSIPLTIKGETFGVLNVTDKCDGSHFDEGEVLLLLTLVKRAALNIENSMLYEALYDSLVDTLQCLVATLEAKDRYTHRHSERVTDLATEVARKMGCPREEIEGLRLAGLLHDIGKIGIHDAVLQKSDGLTEEEFGLIKTHPIIGENIIRPLALLPVETAVVRNHHERWDGKGYPDGLAGGDIPLLARILAVADSYDAMTSDRPYRPAKTPEEAARELKRCAGSQFDRTVVEAFLQMDLSNPAHRAA; this comes from the coding sequence ATGGAGAGGAGATACCGGGTTCTTGTCGTCGACGATGATGCCGATGTTCGTGACACCCTCAGTCAGATTCTCACGGAGATGGGGCAGATCGAAGTCGAATGCGTGCAGGATGGGGAGGCGGGATTCGCCCTGGTAGGCAAAAGGCGTTTCGACCTGGTTTTTGTCGACATGTGCCTCCCTGGGATGAGCGGCCTCGAACTGTTGAGGCTCATAAAGGGTCGTGCCCCGGAGCTCGTGGTCGTGATGGTCACGGGATTTCCCTCGGTGGAGAGCGCCATCCAGAGTATGAAGGACGGAGCAGGTGACTTTATCACGAAACCGTTTCGGTTTCAGCAGATCGAACACGTGGTGCATAAGCTCCTTCTCACGCGGCCGGCAGGCGAATCCGAGATTTACAGGGGGGGCATGACCGCCGGTGACCAGAACATCGATACGAAGCTCGGCAGGAAGATCAAGGAGCTCTCGATTCTCTACTCCATCAGTGATTCCATGGGGACTGCAGACTTCGATGTCGACCGCTTCTACGAAAAAATCGTGGACATGGCCTCCACCATAACGGGAGCGGAAAGAACTTCCCTGATGATACTCGATCCTGATGCCAATGAGCTGAGGATCAAAGCCGCCAAAGGCCTGAGCCAGAAGATCGTCGGTTCCGCCCGGGTCCCTCTGGGTACCGGTGTGGCAGGGCGGGTGGTGACGAGTGGGAGGCCGCTCTTTGTGAAGAACAGCGGGTCCTCCTCCCGTGCAGGAAGGAAGAGCTACAGGACCGGATCCTATGTCTCCATCCCTCTCACCATAAAAGGGGAGACCTTCGGTGTTCTGAACGTAACAGACAAGTGTGACGGGAGTCACTTCGATGAGGGAGAGGTTCTCCTGCTCCTCACTCTGGTGAAAAGGGCGGCCCTGAATATCGAAAACAGCATGCTCTATGAAGCCCTGTACGACAGTCTCGTGGACACCCTCCAGTGCCTGGTGGCCACCCTCGAAGCAAAGGACCGTTACACCCACAGGCATTCGGAAAGGGTCACGGATCTTGCTACAGAGGTGGCCAGGAAGATGGGCTGCCCGCGGGAGGAGATCGAGGGCCTTCGCCTTGCCGGCCTTCTCCACGATATAGGTAAGATAGGTATCCACGATGCGGTGCTGCAAAAATCCGACGGGCTTACCGAAGAGGAATTCGGTCTCATAAAAACCCACCCGATCATCGGAGAGAATATCATTCGGCCCCTGGCGCTTCTCCCCGTGGAGACGGCTGTCGTAAGAAACCACCACGAGCGATGGGACGGAAAGGGTTACCCCGACGGCCTGGCAGGTGGAGATATTCCTCTTCTGGCTCGGATTCTCGCCGTGGCGGATTCCTATGACGCCATGACATCCGATCGTCCCTACAGGCCGGCCAAGACCCCAGAAGAGGCAGCACGCGAGCTCAAGCGGTGCGCGGGATCGCAGTTCGACAGAACCGTGGTCGAGGCCTTTCTCCAGATGGACCTATCTAACCCGGCCCATCGAGCAGCGTGA
- a CDS encoding PilZ domain-containing protein yields the protein MRRLEKGQRIALRVATGVEERQYPCVVRSFDRARGLISLEVEDGAGAEAVLVSGREATIVGRTAYSDLDLPCVLTGEGRFPILVCRGVDRRDHLRVSAFLRLKYRPVERAVYEADPDGVLLRIQEEMGTSESPSEGLVVDMDGDLLNPRLASFLEEMDRKLDRILSLLDREKEALFRQATTVNISGSGLRFVNQERIDAKTLLAMRLLLPFTPPVAVVFLGEVKRVRAKGQGEFETAVKFVAIDEADQEKIVHYAFKRMRESIRNQKKRGMEE from the coding sequence GTGAGGAGACTCGAGAAGGGACAGCGGATTGCCTTGAGAGTGGCCACAGGTGTGGAAGAGAGGCAGTATCCGTGCGTAGTCCGGTCATTCGATCGCGCAAGGGGGCTCATCTCACTGGAGGTCGAGGATGGGGCCGGCGCCGAGGCGGTTCTTGTTTCCGGCAGGGAAGCGACCATCGTGGGGAGGACAGCCTATTCGGATCTCGATCTGCCCTGTGTGCTGACAGGAGAGGGCCGTTTTCCGATCCTTGTCTGCCGGGGCGTGGATCGGAGAGACCATTTGAGGGTCAGTGCCTTTCTCCGGCTGAAGTACCGGCCCGTGGAGAGGGCCGTCTACGAGGCCGATCCAGACGGGGTTCTCCTGAGGATTCAGGAAGAGATGGGGACCAGCGAAAGTCCCTCCGAGGGACTCGTGGTGGATATGGATGGTGACCTCCTGAACCCCAGGCTCGCATCCTTTCTGGAGGAGATGGACAGGAAACTGGACCGGATTCTCTCCCTCCTCGACCGCGAGAAGGAAGCACTTTTCAGGCAGGCCACCACGGTCAACATCAGCGGGTCTGGGCTCCGGTTTGTAAACCAGGAGAGAATCGACGCGAAAACCCTCCTGGCAATGCGGCTCCTGCTGCCCTTTACTCCGCCGGTTGCAGTGGTCTTCCTGGGCGAGGTGAAGAGGGTCCGGGCTAAGGGGCAGGGGGAGTTCGAAACAGCGGTAAAGTTCGTTGCAATAGATGAAGCGGACCAGGAAAAGATTGTCCACTATGCCTTCAAGCGGATGAGAGAATCGATTCGCAACCAGAAGAAAAGGGGAATGGAAGAATGA
- the ybgF gene encoding tol-pal system protein YbgF — MPTGILTRHFRFRLPVYLLMAVLAGCSARKPALPPASADTSGQEISQETLRTLIVSLNKRYEDVDDRIVENSRRVEALEREVASLRAALRTSATLPPPSKTSPPAPAAAKAKGKSASTGPSPPDERKLYQEAFKAYSRGEYREAISRFEEFLAAFPSSDLADNALYWIGECYYGNEDFERAVSAWLKLVDRYPLGNKVADALYKIGVSYGHLKNPQKAREFLTRVMDNYPFSDAAAKAKTRLDELE, encoded by the coding sequence ATGCCTACGGGAATCCTGACGCGTCATTTCCGCTTCCGCTTACCAGTCTATCTCTTGATGGCAGTGCTTGCCGGTTGTAGCGCCAGGAAACCGGCTCTGCCTCCGGCCTCTGCTGATACCTCCGGCCAGGAGATTTCGCAGGAAACCCTGAGAACTCTCATAGTCTCTCTCAACAAGCGATACGAGGACGTGGACGACCGCATCGTGGAGAACAGCCGCAGGGTGGAAGCCCTGGAAAGGGAAGTCGCATCGCTGCGAGCCGCTCTCCGGACCTCGGCCACCCTGCCTCCTCCGAGCAAGACCAGCCCACCGGCTCCGGCAGCCGCTAAGGCCAAGGGAAAATCAGCCTCCACTGGACCGTCGCCCCCTGACGAGCGTAAGCTCTACCAGGAGGCTTTCAAAGCCTATTCACGCGGGGAATATCGAGAAGCCATCTCTCGATTCGAGGAGTTTCTGGCAGCCTTTCCATCAAGCGATCTGGCCGACAACGCCCTCTACTGGATCGGTGAATGCTATTACGGCAACGAGGATTTTGAAAGAGCCGTCTCCGCCTGGCTCAAGCTTGTCGACCGCTACCCTCTCGGCAACAAGGTCGCCGATGCCCTGTACAAGATCGGGGTTTCATACGGGCACCTGAAGAATCCCCAGAAGGCACGGGAATTCCTCACCCGTGTGATGGACAACTACCCCTTCAGCGATGCAGCCGCAAAGGCCAAGACTCGACTCGACGAACTGGAGTAG
- a CDS encoding GTP cyclohydrolase I FolE2, which produces MIDIQNERDYRNQEINKVGVKGIRYPIIVLDKANGLQHTVANVNMYVDLPHRFRGTHMSRFVEILNRYRGEIAIKTFSKILSEMKRRLNARSAHLEVEFPYFIEKKAPVSGAKGLMEYVCRFCGSSNEKEDFYLGITVPLTTVCPCSKEISDFGAHNQRSVVTVQVRFKKFIWIEDIIQLIEGCASCDVFSILKRPDEKLVTERAYQNPMFVEDVVREVASRLSVDPNITWFTVESENFESIHNHNAYAYIEREKV; this is translated from the coding sequence ATGATTGATATCCAGAACGAGCGAGACTACCGAAATCAAGAGATCAACAAGGTCGGTGTAAAGGGCATCCGGTATCCCATAATCGTACTCGACAAGGCCAATGGGCTTCAGCATACCGTGGCTAATGTCAACATGTATGTCGATCTCCCCCATCGGTTCAGGGGAACCCACATGAGCCGGTTCGTGGAAATTCTCAACAGGTACAGGGGTGAAATCGCCATAAAGACCTTCTCAAAGATTCTCAGCGAGATGAAGCGGAGGCTCAACGCCAGAAGCGCTCACCTGGAGGTGGAGTTTCCCTATTTCATAGAAAAGAAAGCGCCCGTGAGCGGGGCAAAGGGCCTCATGGAGTATGTCTGCCGCTTCTGCGGCTCAAGCAACGAGAAGGAGGATTTCTATCTAGGCATCACCGTGCCCCTCACAACCGTCTGCCCCTGTTCAAAAGAGATAAGCGATTTTGGTGCCCACAACCAGCGCAGCGTTGTTACTGTGCAGGTCCGGTTCAAGAAATTCATCTGGATCGAAGACATTATCCAACTCATTGAAGGGTGCGCAAGCTGCGATGTCTTCTCCATCCTGAAACGCCCGGATGAGAAACTCGTGACCGAGCGGGCCTATCAGAACCCCATGTTCGTCGAGGACGTCGTACGCGAAGTGGCCTCGAGGCTCAGTGTGGACCCCAACATCACTTGGTTCACCGTGGAATCGGAGAATTTCGAGTCCATTCACAACCATAACGCCTATGCCTATATCGAGCGGGAGAAAGTCTGA
- the queD gene encoding 6-carboxytetrahydropterin synthase QueD, protein MYEIKIEDHFSAAHYLRDYEGSCEALHGHNWKVEVAVSSHRLREGGMVLDFRVLKESTRTVLEGLDHKYLNELPYFLQINPSSENIARYIFDRVKPIADKYRVDLNRVTVWESETACASYYGDSRHD, encoded by the coding sequence ATGTATGAAATCAAAATCGAGGATCACTTTTCTGCGGCCCACTATCTCCGGGACTATGAAGGAAGCTGTGAGGCCCTTCACGGTCACAACTGGAAAGTGGAGGTGGCAGTCTCGTCCCATAGGCTGAGAGAAGGAGGGATGGTTCTCGACTTCAGGGTTCTCAAGGAGTCCACCCGCACGGTCCTCGAAGGGCTCGACCACAAGTACCTGAACGAGCTTCCCTATTTCCTCCAGATCAACCCGTCTTCCGAGAACATTGCCAGATATATCTTCGACCGGGTCAAACCAATCGCGGACAAGTACAGGGTCGATCTGAACAGAGTGACCGTCTGGGAATCCGAGACTGCATGCGCTTCGTATTATGGGGATAGCCGTCATGATTGA